A window of Mucilaginibacter paludis DSM 18603 contains these coding sequences:
- a CDS encoding RNA polymerase sigma factor, whose protein sequence is MIPYINYTDNELAALLREGDHRAFTEIYKRYWKKIYIIASKRLGDENEAEEIVQDIFLNLWRKHADFRLTTGFNNYFAVAVKFEILDVMRKRITASAYDKELLATYAEADLSTLRQLDMQELQQKLQLTVNGLPEKCQLVFRLKHEQGYSQKQIAEKLNISEKTVEAHLSRAKKTMRTAFGSLFSIILFIYL, encoded by the coding sequence ATGATTCCCTATATCAACTACACCGATAACGAATTGGCAGCTCTGCTCAGAGAAGGGGATCACCGTGCGTTTACCGAAATCTATAAACGCTACTGGAAAAAGATCTATATAATTGCCAGTAAGCGCCTTGGTGATGAGAATGAGGCGGAAGAGATCGTTCAGGATATTTTTCTAAACCTTTGGCGCAAGCATGCTGATTTCCGTTTGACTACGGGATTCAATAACTATTTTGCGGTGGCGGTTAAGTTTGAAATATTGGATGTTATGCGTAAACGCATAACCGCTTCAGCTTATGATAAGGAATTATTAGCTACCTATGCCGAAGCAGATCTCAGTACGCTAAGGCAGCTGGACATGCAGGAACTACAGCAAAAATTGCAATTGACGGTTAATGGACTGCCCGAAAAGTGCCAATTGGTTTTCCGTTTAAAACATGAACAGGGTTACTCGCAAAAACAAATCGCTGAAAAGCTAAATATTTCAGAAAAAACGGTAGAAGCTCATCTTTCAAGAGCAAAAAAAACAATGCGTACTGCATTTGGAAGTTTATTTAGTATTATTCTGTTTATTTATCTATAA
- a CDS encoding FecR family protein, with amino-acid sequence MSLQKPDRNLLELARKWLFGTISEKEKVDFDSWYNEFDDTRHEVKGDFTEEELEARIHRAIFAKAGIQESSHDVSQPVRMWPRIAAAASLLLCLSVGAYFITRQNTVSNNTHSQAAVIMPGSNRAVLTLGNGRQIVLTGAQNGQLAAEGGATINKTADGNVVYNSAQAVQVSEALTYNTMATPRGGQYHLTLEDGTGVWLNAASSIKYPTAFTGNERRVEITGEAYFEVAHNAAKPFRVVFNGQTVEVLGTHFNINAYADEPAAKTTLLEGKVKLTAQGYAAMLLPGQEAALAGGGYNVKEADVEQAIAWKNGLFHFDNTDVKTLMRQVARWYDVEVAYEGKITDYKFAGDLRRNTNLANVLQIFEQGGIHFRIEGRKLIVTS; translated from the coding sequence ATGTCTTTACAAAAACCGGATAGAAACTTATTAGAATTAGCCAGGAAGTGGTTGTTCGGCACAATTTCCGAAAAGGAAAAGGTGGACTTTGATAGTTGGTACAATGAATTTGATGATACCAGGCACGAGGTAAAAGGAGACTTTACCGAAGAAGAACTGGAAGCCAGAATACACCGGGCCATTTTTGCAAAAGCCGGAATACAGGAGAGTAGCCATGATGTTAGCCAACCGGTGCGGATGTGGCCACGCATAGCCGCGGCAGCTTCTTTATTACTATGCCTTTCAGTTGGTGCGTATTTCATCACCCGTCAAAATACAGTATCAAACAATACCCACTCGCAGGCTGCAGTAATAATGCCGGGCAGTAACAGGGCCGTGCTTACCTTAGGCAACGGCAGGCAAATTGTTTTAACCGGAGCCCAGAACGGCCAGCTGGCTGCAGAAGGTGGTGCTACCATCAATAAAACGGCAGATGGTAACGTTGTTTACAACTCAGCGCAAGCGGTTCAGGTTAGCGAGGCATTAACTTATAATACGATGGCCACGCCCAGAGGCGGCCAATATCATTTGACTTTAGAGGATGGTACCGGCGTTTGGCTGAATGCCGCGTCTTCCATTAAATACCCAACAGCATTTACTGGCAATGAGCGCCGGGTAGAAATTACAGGCGAGGCTTATTTTGAGGTTGCGCATAATGCAGCCAAGCCTTTCCGGGTAGTTTTTAATGGGCAAACTGTAGAAGTACTGGGCACACATTTCAATATCAATGCTTACGCTGACGAGCCGGCAGCCAAAACTACGTTGCTCGAAGGCAAAGTTAAATTAACCGCTCAGGGATACGCTGCCATGCTATTGCCGGGCCAGGAGGCGGCTTTAGCGGGTGGTGGTTATAACGTAAAAGAAGCTGATGTGGAGCAAGCCATAGCATGGAAAAATGGCTTATTTCATTTTGATAATACTGATGTGAAGACACTGATGCGCCAGGTTGCACGCTGGTATGATGTGGAAGTAGCTTATGAAGGCAAAATAACCGACTACAAGTTTGCGGGTGACCTGCGCCGAAACACCAACCTGGCTAATGTATTGCAAATTTTTGAACAGGGTGGTATTCACTTCCGGATAGAAGGACGGAAATTAATTGTAACATCTTGA
- a CDS encoding SusC/RagA family TonB-linked outer membrane protein, whose protein sequence is MKLTILITTIAFLQVSAGTLAQKISLKGNEISLKKALQSIKKQSGYALFFNNTLVEQAGSANVDLKDATLDQALSEVLKGKPFSYTIIDKTIVIKEKPEGLMDKIIKYLAIPITIHGKVTDDKGLPIPGATVLLKDRSQATTTDVNGNFFMQGVSDKAVVVISSIGFLSKELNVKAEMGTITLEISNSKLDEVVVVGYETTTRRLSTGSVSQVTSKELDQQPVSNPILGLEGRVAGAFITQTSGYAGAPFNIQIRGQNSIANLNIDAGAPLYVINGIPFNSKPVERTVGAFSITPSISPLSTIDPTDIETIDILKDADATAIYGSRGANGVVLITTKKGKAGNTKVNVDFSSGFGNVTHTIPLLGTDQYLSIRRQAFANDAIISNGTVVPTASNASDLTVYDQHAYTDFTKLVMGNTQHQTKATFDISGGDQFTQFLFGGNYRHESTILPTNAGDDGVQFHLNMQHHSHDNKFGALVSVSYNVDNNAVPNYTLSTGNYGLPPNFPIYTNTGAYNWSGGYTNPLAPFNATYALKSNNMVTNATLHYMVIPGLDLKVNAGYNYDNVNSTYIAPIAAANPAFNPTPSVTLGNNYIKTYIIEPQATYTHTWGKGKLTAIVGGTWQETQTVQPYYILGIYSNIQLVNSLNATTILLKTSGYTDYKYDSGFARAEYAWDDKYLVSANIRRDGSSRFGSNKPFGNFGSGAFAWIFSKENFAKNLTWLSFGKLKTSYGSVGNDKVLQDYSYLSTYSSAQFSYGPTTALAPTSISNPNLQWEQTSKLDVAMELGFLHDRIFFSADAYRNRTSHLLGTTPLPPHDGFSSLSAANLPDGAIVQNQGLELELTTVNIKNKGIRWTSSLNFTIPQNKLAAFPNLANNPSYANSYVIGQSLNTRFVYHSTGIVNGVATVQDVNNDGKITAAYLANGTGDYIIDGNSDPKFYGGLDNTISYKGLTLDFLFQFVKRTAQRGDLLGYPGTANNIAQSILDLPFKYSATFGTAYPTNFYSYYTQSDAAIQDASFLRLKNVSLSYNVPQVWAKKLRMSTFQVYLHGQNLLTFTHYKGYDPETLSSIAEPTLRMIVTGVKITF, encoded by the coding sequence ATGAAACTCACAATATTGATCACGACCATCGCTTTTCTTCAGGTTTCTGCCGGAACACTCGCCCAGAAAATATCCCTGAAAGGCAATGAGATCTCATTAAAGAAAGCGTTGCAAAGCATTAAAAAACAAAGCGGATATGCTTTATTTTTTAACAATACACTGGTTGAACAAGCTGGTTCTGCTAACGTCGATCTTAAAGATGCAACCCTGGACCAAGCTTTGAGCGAAGTATTAAAAGGGAAGCCCTTTAGCTATACCATTATCGACAAGACGATAGTAATTAAGGAAAAGCCCGAGGGCCTGATGGATAAAATCATCAAATATCTGGCTATCCCCATCACTATTCACGGCAAGGTTACGGATGATAAAGGTTTGCCTATTCCAGGTGCTACCGTTTTACTAAAAGATAGAAGCCAGGCTACTACAACAGATGTAAACGGTAATTTTTTTATGCAAGGCGTAAGTGATAAAGCGGTAGTTGTAATTAGCTCTATTGGTTTTTTATCTAAAGAACTCAATGTTAAGGCCGAAATGGGAACGATTACTTTAGAAATAAGTAATTCCAAACTGGACGAGGTTGTGGTAGTAGGCTACGAAACTACTACACGCCGTTTAAGCACAGGATCTGTGAGCCAGGTGACCAGCAAGGAACTTGATCAACAACCTGTATCTAACCCGATACTCGGCTTAGAAGGCCGTGTTGCCGGCGCCTTTATAACGCAAACTTCAGGTTATGCAGGCGCTCCGTTTAATATCCAGATCAGGGGTCAGAATAGTATTGCTAACCTGAATATTGATGCCGGTGCTCCATTATATGTTATTAACGGTATTCCTTTCAACAGTAAACCGGTAGAACGTACCGTTGGTGCCTTTAGTATCACTCCATCAATCAGCCCTTTAAGCACGATAGACCCTACCGATATTGAAACTATAGATATATTAAAAGATGCTGATGCTACGGCAATCTATGGTTCAAGGGGCGCCAATGGCGTGGTGTTAATTACCACCAAAAAAGGTAAGGCTGGCAATACCAAGGTGAACGTAGACTTTAGCAGTGGTTTTGGTAACGTAACACATACTATTCCGTTGTTGGGCACTGATCAATATTTAAGTATCAGGCGCCAGGCTTTTGCCAATGATGCAATCATAAGCAATGGCACGGTTGTACCAACTGCTTCAAATGCATCAGATCTGACGGTGTACGATCAACATGCTTATACAGACTTTACCAAATTAGTAATGGGTAATACCCAGCATCAAACCAAGGCAACATTTGATATTTCGGGAGGCGACCAATTTACCCAGTTTTTATTTGGAGGCAATTACCGCCACGAATCTACCATACTGCCAACTAATGCCGGAGACGATGGGGTACAGTTCCATTTGAATATGCAGCACCACAGCCACGATAACAAATTCGGTGCGTTAGTTTCTGTAAGTTACAATGTAGATAATAATGCAGTGCCTAATTATACCTTAAGTACAGGTAATTACGGTTTGCCGCCAAACTTCCCGATTTATACCAATACAGGTGCCTACAATTGGTCGGGAGGTTACACCAATCCATTGGCACCGTTCAATGCAACGTATGCACTAAAATCTAATAACATGGTAACCAATGCAACTTTGCATTATATGGTAATACCTGGCCTTGATTTAAAGGTTAATGCAGGCTATAATTATGACAATGTTAATAGTACATATATTGCACCAATAGCAGCCGCTAACCCGGCATTTAATCCAACTCCAAGCGTTACGCTGGGGAATAACTATATTAAAACGTATATTATTGAACCTCAGGCCACTTATACACACACTTGGGGCAAAGGTAAATTAACAGCTATTGTGGGTGGTACCTGGCAAGAAACACAAACTGTGCAACCCTATTATATATTGGGAATTTATAGCAATATACAATTGGTAAACAGTTTAAATGCCACAACAATATTATTAAAAACATCAGGGTATACTGATTATAAATACGATTCCGGATTTGCCCGCGCAGAATACGCATGGGATGATAAGTATCTGGTTAGCGCAAATATTCGTCGCGATGGTTCATCACGTTTCGGCTCAAATAAGCCTTTCGGAAATTTTGGAAGCGGGGCCTTTGCCTGGATATTCTCTAAAGAAAATTTTGCTAAAAACTTAACATGGTTAAGCTTTGGTAAATTGAAAACGAGTTACGGCTCGGTAGGTAACGACAAGGTTTTGCAAGATTATTCTTACCTGAGTACCTATTCTTCAGCACAATTTTCTTACGGGCCAACAACCGCCCTTGCCCCAACATCTATATCCAACCCCAATTTACAATGGGAGCAAACCAGTAAGTTAGACGTAGCGATGGAGTTAGGATTTTTGCATGACAGGATATTTTTCTCGGCAGATGCTTACCGCAACCGTACCAGCCATCTGCTTGGAACTACACCATTACCTCCGCATGATGGCTTTAGCAGTTTAAGTGCTGCAAATTTGCCTGACGGCGCAATTGTACAAAACCAGGGTTTAGAATTGGAGTTAACAACTGTTAATATCAAAAATAAAGGTATTAGATGGACTTCCTCTTTAAATTTTACTATTCCGCAAAACAAGTTAGCAGCGTTTCCTAATTTAGCTAACAATCCAAGTTATGCCAATAGCTACGTGATTGGCCAATCACTCAATACACGTTTTGTTTATCACTCAACAGGCATTGTAAACGGTGTAGCTACCGTGCAGGATGTTAATAACGATGGCAAAATTACTGCAGCTTATTTAGCAAACGGCACTGGCGATTATATTATTGATGGTAACAGCGATCCTAAATTTTATGGGGGCCTGGATAATACGATTTCGTACAAAGGCCTCACCTTGGATTTTCTGTTCCAGTTTGTTAAACGGACAGCCCAACGCGGCGATCTTTTAGGTTACCCTGGTACCGCCAATAATATTGCGCAATCTATTCTCGATCTGCCATTCAAATACTCGGCTACATTCGGCACCGCATATCCAACTAACTTTTATTCTTATTACACCCAGTCGGATGCTGCTATTCAGGATGCTTCGTTTCTTCGCTTAAAAAACGTGTCGTTATCCTACAATGTTCCGCAGGTATGGGCCAAAAAATTAAGGATGTCAACATTCCAGGTTTATTTACACGGACAAAACCTGTTAACCTTTACCCATTACAAGGGTTATGACCCGGAAACATTGTCGAGCATTGCAGAACCAACACTAAGGATGATTGTAACAGGTGTTAAAATTACTTTTTAA